Below is a window of Sulfurisphaera ohwakuensis DNA.
ATTACAACAATAAAAGATGTTTCACCCGACGATTTAGGATATGCTGAGGTGGTTGAAGAGAGAAAAATAGGAAATTCAAAGGCAGTATTCTTTGAAGGTGCAAAGCAGGGAGATGCTGTAACAATATTAATTAGAGGGTCTAGTGATATTGTTATGGATGAGCTAGAGAGAAGTTTTCAAGATTCATTGAATACTGTAAAGAATGTTCTACAATATCCTTACGTGGTGGCTGGTGGAGGAGCGTTTGAGATGGAGATGGCATTAAAGTTGAGAGAAGAGGCGAGAAAAATTGGAGGTAAAGAACAACTAGCCGTTGAGGCTTATGCTGATGCATTAGAGGAATTTGCTATAACATTAGCTGAGACAGCTGGTTTAGATAGTGTAGATGCTTTAGTTCAACTGAGGAATTTACATAGTAAAGGTTTAAGAAATGCTGGAATTAATGTAGAGAGTGGTAAAGTTGAGGAGGATATGGCTAAAATTGGTGTTCTTGATCCATTAATAGTAAAAGAGCAAGTTATAAAGAGTTCAACTGAAGCAGCAACTGCTATCTTAAAAATTGATGATTATATTGCAGCTGCTCCAGCAAAACCACAACCACAGCAAGGCGGAGAAGGCGGTGGAATGATGCCTGGAATGATGGGTTAAAAGATAGGATTTCTTTTCCATCCTTTATGAGAATATCCTTCTCCTTTAAATCTCTCTTCTTCCCAAACGTTTCCTCTCTCATGATAACCTCTTTCTTCCCAAAATCCATCCACATAATCTTTTACAAATTCTATTTCAGTTAACCATTTAGCACTTTTCCAACCATATAAATGAGGAATAAATGGTCTTGCCGGAAATCCGGCTTTAATATCTAATGGTTTTCCATTCATTTTTAAAGCTATTATAGTATCTTCATGTAATGCATCTTCAATAGGAATTGTAGCAGTATATCCATCTAATGAATAGAAAATTACCCATTTTGCCTCATTTTTAACTTTGGCCATTTCAGCTAATCTCTTTAGTTTAATTCCTTCCCATTCAACATCAGCAACACTCCAACCAGTTACACAGTGGAAATCTTTAGTATACTTAGTGTCAATCATGTTAAGTAGCTGCTCATATGTAAATTCTATCGGATTCTCAACTAGCCCAGAGATTTTAAGCCTATATTTCTGAATATCAACATGAGGAACTCCCAGGGCTGCGTAATAAATAAACTTTTTCACATAATGTTGATTTGGAGGGGACTGTCTTTGCATAAGATTAGTTATCTTTAACAGTATTTAAAGAAATATTAGAAAAATTAGAACGATGCTGAAGCCCTATATTTAGCCATAGTCTGTGCTTTACTATAACAATTTATTAAATATTTTGCAGTAGCACTCCATCTAAAATTCTCCTCAACCCTTCTAATTCCGTTTTGTCTAGCTTTATTCCATAAGTCTATATCGTCTGTCTTTAAAATAAGGTCATCCATATATAAATAATTCTTATTTTTAGTCTCACTACTCATAGATAGAGCTAATGATGTAAGTATACCCCTATACAATTCCCAGATGTTTTCTGGTTCTATAATAAATCCTGTTCCATTATTTATATCGCTCCTTAAATCTATAATAGACTCTCTAAGGCCGCCAACGGCATAGGCAACAACTGGAGTGCCAACAGCCATAGCTTCAAGAGCTACTATTCCAAAAGGTTCCCATCTTGAGGGGACTACAAATACTGATGCCGCATAGTAAAATAATTTGTAGATATCCCTGGGCATGGAATAAGACGCGATGATCCTAACGTTACCACCAATTTCGGAAGCCTTATTTATCAAATCATAGAGTAAGCCATAATCACCTGAAGGTAGACCTAAAATTACTAATCTAGCATTTGGTATTTTATTAACTACCTCTCTAAAAGCTCTTATAAGTAAGTCAACTCCTTTCTGATACACAAGTCTTCCAGCAAATAAGACAAGAGGACCATCATCTAATCTTGTGTATGTCCAATCATCCTTTATTCCAATCCTAAACCTATTATTCCATAAAATGTTTCCAGTAGTATAATCCTCTGGAATTAATCTTAAATTCTCTAGCATATTATATAATCTTCTCCTTACTTCAACTCTGTCCTCTGTACTGAAAATCTTTCTTGCGTAATTTTTAACTTCATTAATACTCCAATCAGTTCCGTTATAAGTTACACAACTTTTATTCTCTATCCAGTTTCCTATAAAATTATAAACGTCGTATGTAAGATAACTTTTACTTACTGTAGTTACTACATCAGCTTCCCATGCTCCAAATTTCTCTATCAATCCTTGTGACAACTCATCCCATACCTGTCTTGTGGTATATAATTTATGGGAAACAACTTGCCAGATATAATGGGGGCAATTGCTTAATCCAGCCCAATCTTCTGAAGCGTAATGCCAAGGAGCTCCAACTTTGTTAAGTAAATGTATAGTAAACACTAATGGAACTACAATTTTCCTAGTCTCAAAAGTTTGTTTTGCCATTACTCCAGCTAGTACAGCATGCCAATCATGAGCATGAATTACCGAAGGTATATTACCCGGAATAGAAAAGACAGAATATGCTTCAACTCCCCTAGCTAATAATGCTGATTTTTCCATTATATTATCATAAACGTTCCAACTGTCAATTAACACTCCAGTATTATAATCAAGTCCTTTAACTAAAATCACATTAAATCCGTCTAATCTCCCTTCTTCAAAACCTAAAGCGTAAGGATATCTCTTTCCGTCCATTCCAATTCTATCTCCATATGCTGTTAAAGAAAGTTCTCTTAGCTTTAACGCTGACCTATATTGGTCATTTAAGTGTCGACCATGACTAGGCATTATTACGGTTACGTTTATTCCTTGTTCAGCCAATCCTTTAGCCATATTGTAAACGGCATTCCCCAATCCACCAACACTAGCAACATTTGATAATTCTACTGTTATCATCCAAATACTCTTTATTTCTTCTGGAAACCAAATTGCTTCTATTCTTTTCATTTCAGCCACTCTTTTAAATATTTTTCATAACCTTTAAACTCATGAGCCCTATTTATAATTTCCTTAAACTGATTTTCATTCCATGCTTCACTACTTCTTTTACCATTTTTATAAAATATGAACGGTTCATTGTTAATGTTTAAAAGTTTAAGAAGCTCATCTTGAAACATTGTAATTGCGTAAAATTCGTTAATGAATGCATCTATTGGAGAATTAAAAGAACTAAAATAAGAATGAACTTCAGCTGGACCACCACTTCCTAAAAACATGTAATAATAATGATCACTAGTTGTAAAATACCTCCATGCTTTGAGATACTCCCCGCCAGCTTCTTTTGCTAACATTTCAGTTCTTCTTACCATTTCATCATAAGCCCATTGCATTATATTTCCTAACCAACTACTTTCATCTTTATTAATGTCTGCCCAAGAAACTGTGGAATCAATCACTATCTCATCATAATATTCCTTATAAACTTCTCTTGGTAATTTAAATTCTACACCTCTCCTATGAAGTTCTCTCGGTAACCATCTTAAGAAGTCAAGGATACCACTTTCTGGCCAATGATGTTCACCAAAGGTTTCGTAATCAACGAAGATTAATCCTATTTCTCCTTCAGACCATGATACCCAGTCAGCGAATTTTGAAGCAGTTAAGGGGTATTGGTCCCATTTTGGATTAGAAAATCTAAAGGCTATATCATCGCTTAATCTATAATTCCTTAAAAGTAAAGAAAGTTTTGTGTCTCTTATTCTATATACTCTATTTGGACTCTTTCCCTTTAATAGACTCTCTTTACCTTCAGTTATTACAGCTTTAAATCCTAACTTTTCAATTTCCTTCACTATCCTAGGAGTTAGAAGTAATTCTGTGTTTTCAAAGGTAACAGGCTCTTGCCCAAAATAATCCCTAATTAAATTTTTATGCATTTCAACTTGTTCTTTCCATTCAGTTAGATCTTCCCAAAGAGATGTGATAGAGTGATAATATGTTTGGGATAAAAATTCAACTTTATGTGTGTAAGATAATTGCTGAAATAACTCTAAGACGTCTTTACCCCACTTCTCAGCTTGTTCTATGAAAGTTCCAGATAAGGAAAAAAAGAATTTGAAATCGTAACCTTCACTTTCCCCATTTTCAATCTCTTCAAGAAGAATTCTAGTTGCTGGAATATAGCATTTGTTTTTAACCCTCTCAAAAATCTCCCTATTTAAGTTATCATCAAAATACTTTATTAACGGACCTCCTCTAATAACCGGATCCCAAAAGTAGTTTCTTCGTATCCTAAATGGTTGATGAACTTCAAATCCTATAATCAGTCTTCTCATACTATATTCTTTATAAGTAATGAATTATTAAATTTACATAATGGCATGGAAACTAGAAGATATAAAAGTTATAATCCCTATAGGCGGTGAAGCAACAAGATTGAGACCATTAACTGTAGAAACATCAAAAGCTGCGGTAAGGCTTTTGAATAGACCGTTAATAGAATACACTATTTTAGAATTAGCAAGACAAGGGATAAAGGAGTTTATTTTTGGAGTAAAAGGATATGTTAATTATAGGTCTTTATTTGATCTATATAAAGAAGGTATAGGATTTTCAGCAAGGTATCATATAAAGCCGAGAGTTCACTTCAAATATATTCCAAGAGCTGAGACTGTTGGAAATGCGCATGCTGTTAAAATTGCTGTAGAATATTATGATGTAAAGGAACCGTTTCTTGTAGTTCAAGGGGATAATCTCTTTAGACTTGATGTTAAGAAAGTTCTTGAGTATCATGAGGAAAAGAAGGCTTTTATGACTATAGTTTTAAAGAAAGTTGAGAATGTCGAAGAGTTTGGTGTAGCAGAGTTAGATAATGATATGAAAATAAAGAGGTTTGTTGAGAAACCAAAAAGAAAAGAAGAAGCACCTTCAGATTTGGCAAATACGGGAATTTACGTAATTAGCCCAGAGATACGTGATGTATTTAAGAGTGAAGAAGTAGAGGAAATGTTAAAATTAGGTAAGATGGATTTCGGCAAGGATATAATACCCTACCTTATTAAGAAGGGGTATCCAGTTTATGGATACATCACAGAGAATTTATGGTTTGATGTTGGTACACCAGATAGATATTTGGAAGCAATGCTAACATTACTAAAGACTCTCTCTGACGAGGATATGCAAGGGCTGAGGATTGATGCTAATAGAAGGATTTTCGTTCAAGGAACCAGTCCGGACTCAAGAAAGAGAAGGATAATCATAAAGAGAATGTACAGAAAAGGGGATTTAAAACTAGAGGGCGATATACTTATTGGAAGGCATTGTCAAATTGGTAGTGGGACTTATATTGAGGAATCTGCAATAGATAACTTTACAATAATAGGGAAAGGTGTTAAAATTGTGAGAAGTTCTATAATGGATAGAGTATATATAGGAGATAATGCGATAATTGAAAATTCTATAATTGGTAGACATGTTGAGATAAGATCCACTTCTTCAAAACCTACTAAGATAATTAATAGTGTCATTGCTGATGATGCTGTAATAGGAGAGGGCAGTGAAATTACTAATTCAAAAATCTATCCTCATAAACTTATAAATTCTGAGAGTAAGATATACGATACGATATTAACATGAGATATCTCAATATAGGAAATGGCAGAATATTAGTCAATATTGATGAATTTGGCAGATTAACAGATCTTTATTTTCCATATGTTGGAATGGAAAATCAAAGTGCCGGTAAACCGATTAGATATTATTTCTTTGATGGAAAAAACATATATGAGGATACTAAGTGGAAAGTTACCGTAAACTATATGCAAGACGTAAATATAGCCGAGATAAGAGCTGATATAAATGAGACTATTTCTTTAGTGTTTTATGATTTTACAGATCTTCATGATCCGCTTTATTACAGAATCATTAAGATTTTGAATAAAGGGAATGAAGAAATAAAGGGGAAACTCATATTTCTTATAGATCTAGATTTATATTCAAGTTCGTTTGGTGATACTGCATTTTTTGATCCTCAAACTTCTTCAATAATACACTATAAATCTAAAAGATATGTAGGTGCGAAGCTTTTTGGAATAATGAAGGAACTAAGTGAGTACACGATAGGAAAAGACGAGGTTTATTATGATGTACAGGATGGAAGACTTAGTATGAAACCAATTGATAATGGAAATGTACAATTCGCAATGGCTGTAGATTTAGATTTGCTTCCAAAAGGTACAGATAAAGCTTACTTCGTCTTAGCCTTTGAAAGGAAATTATCTGATTTGAGAAAACTTCTTTCAAGGATTTCTCCTACATCGGTTGAGACAACTTTTACAAGCAATTATATGTTTTGGCAAAATTGGATAAGGAGGGCTAAGAAGATTGATGATAAGAAAGTAGAAAAATTGTATAAGATAAGTTTACTCGTTATAAAAAATCATATGGATTTCAATGGTTCGATTATAGCTTCTTCTGACTATAGTTTTGTTGGACTATATGGCGACTCATATAATTATTGTTGGCCTAGAGATAGTGCAATTTCAGCTCACGCATTAGATATTTCAGGTTACGGTGATATTGCAATGAAGCATTATCAATTTATTTCAGAAGTCGTCACAGAAGAGGGTTTTTTGTATCATAAATACAATCCAGATAAGACGTTAGCTAGCTCATGGCATCCATGGATTTTTAGAGGTAAGCAAATTTATCCAATTCAAGAAGATGAAACAGCATTACAAGTATGGGCTATTGCCAATCACTATCAAATATACAAAGACATTGATGAACTTATAGATATTTTTAGAAATTTTTTAAGACCAGCGATAAGGTTCCTCATGAGATATGTAGAAGATGGCTTACCCAAACCGAGTTTTGATTTATGGGAAGAAAGATATGGAATTCACATTTATACAGTATCAACTGTTTATGGAGCTCTAGTCTCGGCTTCTGAATTAGTAAGGGATATTGGAGATGAAGTGTTAGCATCTGACATGTTAGATGTTGCTGAATATATGAAGGAAGAAGCGTTAAGAAGAATGGTGCATAATGGTAGATTTATAAGAAGAATTGATGAGAACGGAAACAAAGATCTTGTTATAGATGCTAGTATGTATTCTCCTTACTTTTTCGGAATGGTTGACGTAAGGGATCCTATTATGATTAACACAATAAGAGCTATTGAAAATTCAATAAAGGTAAGTGGCGGTATCGCAAGGTACGAGAATGATATGTACAAAAGAGTAAAGAGTCAGCCTAATCCCTGGATAATTACTACATTATGGTTAGCTGAGTATTATTTAGACCTAGGACAAAGAGAAAAAGCATTAGAGTACATTAATTGGGTTATGAGCAGAGCTTTACCTAGTGGATTATTACCAGAACAAGTTGATCCAGAAAATTTTACATCTACTTCTGTCGTTCCTCTAGTGTGGTCGCATGCAGAATTTATAATTGCAGTAGATAAGTTAATATCCAGACAAGTAGAAATGAATACCTAATGATTGATCCCGAGGAATGCGAGTACCACGAATGGATACTGCCTTTTAAAACTGGAGGGTATGCATCATCTACAATTTGCGGGATAAATAGTAGAACTTATCATGGATTTCTAATAGTTCCATTAAATCAGCCTCACAAGAGATATTTAGTTCTTTCGAAATTTGAGGACTTTGTAACAATTGATAATGAGGAATATCCGATAAATACTAATAGATACTTTGACGTATATTACCCAGAAGGATATAAGTATTTGGAAAACTTTAAGTGGGAGAAAAATTATGTTAAATGGGTTTATGAATATGGTAAAGTTACCCTTGAAAAGGTTCTAGTAGCTCATGAGTATGAGAAT
It encodes the following:
- a CDS encoding glycoside hydrolase family 57 protein — protein: MRRLIIGFEVHQPFRIRRNYFWDPVIRGGPLIKYFDDNLNREIFERVKNKCYIPATRILLEEIENGESEGYDFKFFFSLSGTFIEQAEKWGKDVLELFQQLSYTHKVEFLSQTYYHSITSLWEDLTEWKEQVEMHKNLIRDYFGQEPVTFENTELLLTPRIVKEIEKLGFKAVITEGKESLLKGKSPNRVYRIRDTKLSLLLRNYRLSDDIAFRFSNPKWDQYPLTASKFADWVSWSEGEIGLIFVDYETFGEHHWPESGILDFLRWLPRELHRRGVEFKLPREVYKEYYDEIVIDSTVSWADINKDESSWLGNIMQWAYDEMVRRTEMLAKEAGGEYLKAWRYFTTSDHYYYMFLGSGGPAEVHSYFSSFNSPIDAFINEFYAITMFQDELLKLLNINNEPFIFYKNGKRSSEAWNENQFKEIINRAHEFKGYEKYLKEWLK
- a CDS encoding glycoside hydrolase family 15 protein yields the protein MRYLNIGNGRILVNIDEFGRLTDLYFPYVGMENQSAGKPIRYYFFDGKNIYEDTKWKVTVNYMQDVNIAEIRADINETISLVFYDFTDLHDPLYYRIIKILNKGNEEIKGKLIFLIDLDLYSSSFGDTAFFDPQTSSIIHYKSKRYVGAKLFGIMKELSEYTIGKDEVYYDVQDGRLSMKPIDNGNVQFAMAVDLDLLPKGTDKAYFVLAFERKLSDLRKLLSRISPTSVETTFTSNYMFWQNWIRRAKKIDDKKVEKLYKISLLVIKNHMDFNGSIIASSDYSFVGLYGDSYNYCWPRDSAISAHALDISGYGDIAMKHYQFISEVVTEEGFLYHKYNPDKTLASSWHPWIFRGKQIYPIQEDETALQVWAIANHYQIYKDIDELIDIFRNFLRPAIRFLMRYVEDGLPKPSFDLWEERYGIHIYTVSTVYGALVSASELVRDIGDEVLASDMLDVAEYMKEEALRRMVHNGRFIRRIDENGNKDLVIDASMYSPYFFGMVDVRDPIMINTIRAIENSIKVSGGIARYENDMYKRVKSQPNPWIITTLWLAEYYLDLGQREKALEYINWVMSRALPSGLLPEQVDPENFTSTSVVPLVWSHAEFIIAVDKLISRQVEMNT
- a CDS encoding DUF4954 family protein; this translates as MAWKLEDIKVIIPIGGEATRLRPLTVETSKAAVRLLNRPLIEYTILELARQGIKEFIFGVKGYVNYRSLFDLYKEGIGFSARYHIKPRVHFKYIPRAETVGNAHAVKIAVEYYDVKEPFLVVQGDNLFRLDVKKVLEYHEEKKAFMTIVLKKVENVEEFGVAELDNDMKIKRFVEKPKRKEEAPSDLANTGIYVISPEIRDVFKSEEVEEMLKLGKMDFGKDIIPYLIKKGYPVYGYITENLWFDVGTPDRYLEAMLTLLKTLSDEDMQGLRIDANRRIFVQGTSPDSRKRRIIIKRMYRKGDLKLEGDILIGRHCQIGSGTYIEESAIDNFTIIGKGVKIVRSSIMDRVYIGDNAIIENSIIGRHVEIRSTSSKPTKIINSVIADDAVIGEGSEITNSKIYPHKLINSESKIYDTILT
- a CDS encoding sulfite oxidase-like oxidoreductase, whose protein sequence is MQRQSPPNQHYVKKFIYYAALGVPHVDIQKYRLKISGLVENPIEFTYEQLLNMIDTKYTKDFHCVTGWSVADVEWEGIKLKRLAEMAKVKNEAKWVIFYSLDGYTATIPIEDALHEDTIIALKMNGKPLDIKAGFPARPFIPHLYGWKSAKWLTEIEFVKDYVDGFWEERGYHERGNVWEEERFKGEGYSHKGWKRNPIF
- a CDS encoding glycosyltransferase, coding for MKRIEAIWFPEEIKSIWMITVELSNVASVGGLGNAVYNMAKGLAEQGINVTVIMPSHGRHLNDQYRSALKLRELSLTAYGDRIGMDGKRYPYALGFEEGRLDGFNVILVKGLDYNTGVLIDSWNVYDNIMEKSALLARGVEAYSVFSIPGNIPSVIHAHDWHAVLAGVMAKQTFETRKIVVPLVFTIHLLNKVGAPWHYASEDWAGLSNCPHYIWQVVSHKLYTTRQVWDELSQGLIEKFGAWEADVVTTVSKSYLTYDVYNFIGNWIENKSCVTYNGTDWSINEVKNYARKIFSTEDRVEVRRRLYNMLENLRLIPEDYTTGNILWNNRFRIGIKDDWTYTRLDDGPLVLFAGRLVYQKGVDLLIRAFREVVNKIPNARLVILGLPSGDYGLLYDLINKASEIGGNVRIIASYSMPRDIYKLFYYAASVFVVPSRWEPFGIVALEAMAVGTPVVAYAVGGLRESIIDLRSDINNGTGFIIEPENIWELYRGILTSLALSMSSETKNKNYLYMDDLILKTDDIDLWNKARQNGIRRVEENFRWSATAKYLINCYSKAQTMAKYRASASF